One part of the Pelodiscus sinensis isolate JC-2024 unplaced genomic scaffold, ASM4963464v1 ctg185, whole genome shotgun sequence genome encodes these proteins:
- the SPN gene encoding leukosialin isoform X2: MPPPAPRGPWAQVPQPLLCHPPSCHSSWLFSQLPRATSLPAQPTSFTISSRPLHVSRSHVPAPSCKAGGCRVPAQGSPPDVGPHLQLRAGPGSPATRLAGARAAQLRGRARSVLRARLPSGGAGRPDAMACPGARPPPKRLLMLLVLLAAAASATGAPLLEAKPEFKISPELPPEPASNSTRIPPEPASNSTGIPPEPASNSTGIPPEPASNSTGIPPDPASNGTGIPPDPASTSPGIPPKPAFTGPGLPTDPASTDPGLPTNPAITDMARDPTKLAQLVPTTQLTPAMENSSGSASPSDLASQEATLGPVVAALPQEHGSLTTPAQQKGPTDPAGQQTESPGPWKENQTEPGKGPPSPAVKAGGTHRPGETKAEPTPTHRPGETKMRPTPTHRPGETKMRPTPTHRPGETPRPFEPTKDRPTPSPSTPPGTKEGSGFKGSKSSQAAPPASLAPSTQSPNIVIIVVIVIAALVGLCLLATVLHCRRRRRSGSTSFNGGRAGPGEWAGPAPLAEEQAGEQPGDGVKEAGPGESRRPTLTTFFGKRHSRVSSVAMEDVPGAKAEGALSEPLLPTGNHTGDPAPQGGGEANGTVPSSPGPPSPPPEPPANGDFPPPPPMEQEVLPPV, from the exons atgccccccccggcccctcgggGGCCCTGGGCCCAAGTCCCCCAGCCTCTTCTCTGCCACCCTCCTTCCTGCCACAGCTCGTGGCTCTTCTCCCAGCTGCCCCGGGCCACTTCCCTTCCAGCACAGCCCACCTCTTTCACCATTTCCTCCCGTCCGCTTCACGTTTCTCGTTCACACGTTCCTGCCCCGTCGTGCAAGGCAGGGGGCTGCCGTGTGCCGGCCCAGGGCTCACCCCCCGACGTGGGCCCCCACCTGCAACTGCGAGCTGGTCCCGGCTCTCCAGCCACAAG gctggccGGGGCCCGTGCGGCGCAGCTCCGGGGCCGAGCCCGCTCTGTGCTCCGTGCCCGTCTGCCGAGTGGTGGCGCGGGACGCCCAGACGCCATGGCATGTCCGGGGGCCCGGCCCCCGCCCAAACGCCTGCTGATGCTTCTGGTTCTCCTGGCAGCTGCCGCCTCTGCCACGGGGGCGCCCCTGTTAGAGGCAAAGCCAGAGTTCAAaatcagccctgagctcccccccgaGCCAGCGTCCAACAGCACCAGGATCCCCCCCGAGCCAGCGTCCAACAGCACCGGGATCCCCCCCGAGCCAGCGTCCAACAGCACCGGGATCCCCCCCGAGCCAGCGTCCAACAGCACCGGGATCCCCCCCGACCCAGCGTCCAACGGCACCGGGATCCCCCCCGACCCAGCCTCCACCAGCCCCGGGATCCCCCCCAAGCCAGCCTTCACCGGCCCCGGGCTCCCCACCGACCCAGCCTCCACCGACCCCGGGCTCCCCACCAACCCAGCCATTACGGACATGGCTAGGGACCCAACCAAACTGGCACAGCTGGTGCCCACCACACAGCTGACACCAGCAATGGAGAATTCCTCTGGCTCAGCATCACCCTCCGACCTCGCCTCTCAGGAGGCCACTCTGGGCCCTGTCGTGgccgccctgccccaggaacaTGGTTCCCTCACGACGCCGGCGCAGCAGAAGGGCCCAACGGACCCAGCGGGGCAGCAGACAGAGAGCCCAGGCCCGTGGAAGGAGAACCAGACAGAGCCAGGCAAGGGCCCCCCCTCACCAGCCGTCAAGGCAGGAGGCACCCATCGGCCTGGGGAGACGAAGGCGGAGCCGACCCCCACCCATCGGCCTGGGGAGACGAAGATGCGGCCGACCCCCACCCATCGGCCTGGGGAGACGAAGATGCGGCCGACCCCCACCCATCGGC CTGGGGAGACGCCCCGCCCCTTCGAGCCCACGAAGGACAGGCCCAcgccctctccctccaccccacccggGACCAAAGAGGGCTCCGGCTTCAAGGGCTCCAAGTCGTCCCAAGCCGCGCCGCCCGCCAGCCTCGCCccctccacccagtcccccaACATCGTCATCATAGTGGTCATCGTCATAGCCGCCCTCgtggggctgtgcctgctggCCACGGTGCTGCACTGCCGGCGCCGGCGCCGCTCCGGCTCCACCAGCTTCaacggcgggcgggcggggcccggggagtgggcggggccggcgcccctggcggaggagcaggcaggggagCAGCCCGGGGATGGGGTGAAGGAGGCCGGGCCGGGTGAGTCCCGGCGGCCAACGCTGACCACCTTCTTCGGGAAGCGCCACTCCCGGGTGTCCTCGGTGGCCATGGAGGACGTGCCCGGCGCAAAGGCCGAGGGGGCCCTGTCGGAGCCCCTCTTGCCCACAGGCAACCACACGGGCGACCCTGCcccgcaggggggaggggaagccaatGGCACGGTGCCCTCGTCacctgggcccccctccccacctccagagCCCCCCGCCAATGGGGatttccctccgcccccccctaTGGAGCAGGAGGTCTTGCCCCCTGTGTAA
- the SPN gene encoding leukosialin isoform X1 has protein sequence MPPPAPRGPWAQVPQPLLCHPPSCHSSWLFSQLPRATSLPAQPTSFTISSRPLHVSRSHVPAPSCKAGGCRVPAQGSPPDVGPHLQLRAGPGSPATRLAGARAAQLRGRARSVLRARLPSGGAGRPDAMACPGARPPPKRLLMLLVLLAAAASATGAPLLEAKPEFKISPELPPEPASNSTRIPPEPASNSTGIPPEPASNSTGIPPEPASNSTGIPPDPASNGTGIPPDPASTSPGIPPKPAFTGPGLPTDPASTDPGLPTNPAITDMARDPTKLAQLVPTTQLTPAMENSSGSASPSDLASQEATLGPVVAALPQEHGSLTTPAQQKGPTDPAGQQTESPGPWKENQTEPGKGPPSPAVKAGGTHRPGETKAEPTPTHRPGETKMRPTPTHRPGETKMRPTPTHRPGETKAEPTPTHRPGETPRPFEPTKDRPTPSPSTPPGTKEGSGFKGSKSSQAAPPASLAPSTQSPNIVIIVVIVIAALVGLCLLATVLHCRRRRRSGSTSFNGGRAGPGEWAGPAPLAEEQAGEQPGDGVKEAGPGESRRPTLTTFFGKRHSRVSSVAMEDVPGAKAEGALSEPLLPTGNHTGDPAPQGGGEANGTVPSSPGPPSPPPEPPANGDFPPPPPMEQEVLPPV, from the exons atgccccccccggcccctcgggGGCCCTGGGCCCAAGTCCCCCAGCCTCTTCTCTGCCACCCTCCTTCCTGCCACAGCTCGTGGCTCTTCTCCCAGCTGCCCCGGGCCACTTCCCTTCCAGCACAGCCCACCTCTTTCACCATTTCCTCCCGTCCGCTTCACGTTTCTCGTTCACACGTTCCTGCCCCGTCGTGCAAGGCAGGGGGCTGCCGTGTGCCGGCCCAGGGCTCACCCCCCGACGTGGGCCCCCACCTGCAACTGCGAGCTGGTCCCGGCTCTCCAGCCACAAG gctggccGGGGCCCGTGCGGCGCAGCTCCGGGGCCGAGCCCGCTCTGTGCTCCGTGCCCGTCTGCCGAGTGGTGGCGCGGGACGCCCAGACGCCATGGCATGTCCGGGGGCCCGGCCCCCGCCCAAACGCCTGCTGATGCTTCTGGTTCTCCTGGCAGCTGCCGCCTCTGCCACGGGGGCGCCCCTGTTAGAGGCAAAGCCAGAGTTCAAaatcagccctgagctcccccccgaGCCAGCGTCCAACAGCACCAGGATCCCCCCCGAGCCAGCGTCCAACAGCACCGGGATCCCCCCCGAGCCAGCGTCCAACAGCACCGGGATCCCCCCCGAGCCAGCGTCCAACAGCACCGGGATCCCCCCCGACCCAGCGTCCAACGGCACCGGGATCCCCCCCGACCCAGCCTCCACCAGCCCCGGGATCCCCCCCAAGCCAGCCTTCACCGGCCCCGGGCTCCCCACCGACCCAGCCTCCACCGACCCCGGGCTCCCCACCAACCCAGCCATTACGGACATGGCTAGGGACCCAACCAAACTGGCACAGCTGGTGCCCACCACACAGCTGACACCAGCAATGGAGAATTCCTCTGGCTCAGCATCACCCTCCGACCTCGCCTCTCAGGAGGCCACTCTGGGCCCTGTCGTGgccgccctgccccaggaacaTGGTTCCCTCACGACGCCGGCGCAGCAGAAGGGCCCAACGGACCCAGCGGGGCAGCAGACAGAGAGCCCAGGCCCGTGGAAGGAGAACCAGACAGAGCCAGGCAAGGGCCCCCCCTCACCAGCCGTCAAGGCAGGAGGCACCCATCGGCCTGGGGAGACGAAGGCGGAGCCGACCCCCACCCATCGGCCTGGGGAGACGAAGATGCGGCCGACCCCCACCCATCGGCCTGGGGAGACGAAGATGCGGCCGACCCCCACCCATCGGCCTGGGGAGACGAAGGCGGAGCCGACCCCCACCCATCGGCCTGGGGAGACGCCCCGCCCCTTCGAGCCCACGAAGGACAGGCCCAcgccctctccctccaccccacccggGACCAAAGAGGGCTCCGGCTTCAAGGGCTCCAAGTCGTCCCAAGCCGCGCCGCCCGCCAGCCTCGCCccctccacccagtcccccaACATCGTCATCATAGTGGTCATCGTCATAGCCGCCCTCgtggggctgtgcctgctggCCACGGTGCTGCACTGCCGGCGCCGGCGCCGCTCCGGCTCCACCAGCTTCaacggcgggcgggcggggcccggggagtgggcggggccggcgcccctggcggaggagcaggcaggggagCAGCCCGGGGATGGGGTGAAGGAGGCCGGGCCGGGTGAGTCCCGGCGGCCAACGCTGACCACCTTCTTCGGGAAGCGCCACTCCCGGGTGTCCTCGGTGGCCATGGAGGACGTGCCCGGCGCAAAGGCCGAGGGGGCCCTGTCGGAGCCCCTCTTGCCCACAGGCAACCACACGGGCGACCCTGCcccgcaggggggaggggaagccaatGGCACGGTGCCCTCGTCacctgggcccccctccccacctccagagCCCCCCGCCAATGGGGatttccctccgcccccccctaTGGAGCAGGAGGTCTTGCCCCCTGTGTAA